From the Salarias fasciatus chromosome 16, fSalaFa1.1, whole genome shotgun sequence genome, one window contains:
- the ackr3a gene encoding atypical chemokine receptor 3a: MSLSTSELEDLWESFGELNFSETFSNISSVDAMVCATAFNRSALLYSMCVLYTFIFVVGLAANALVLWVNVRAQRDSAPRHETHMYIAHLAVADLCVCATLPVWVSSLAQHGHWPFGEVACKLTHLLFSVNLFGSIFFLACMSVDRYLSVTRRGDEGGVRRLVRRGACLGVWLLALVASLPDTYFLRTVKSTHGDATLCRPVYPEGNPREWMVGVQLSFILLGFVLPFPVIAFFYALLARAFTHSASLPSSPVEQERRVSRRVILAYIVVFLACWGPYHAVLLVDALSQLGLVPLTCGLENVIYVALHLTQCLSLLHCCFNPILYNFINRNYRYDLMKAFIFKYSTRTGLARLIETSNMSETEYSAVAVENPPQI, translated from the coding sequence ATGAGTCTGAGCACCAGCGAGCTGGAGGACCTGTGGGAGTCGTTCGGGGAGCTCAACTTCTCCGAGACCTTCAGCAATATATCAAGCGTGGACGCGATGGTGTGCGCCACGGCGTTCAACCGCAGCGCCCTGCTGTACTCCATGTGCGTCCTCTACACCTTCATCTTCGTCGTGGGCCTGGCCGCCAACGCCCTGGTCCTGTGGGTCAACGTGCGCGCCCAGAGGGACTCCGCCCCCCGCCACGAGACGCACATGTACATCGCGCACCTGGCCGTGGCCGACCTGTGCGTGTGCGCCACCCTGCCGGTGTGGGTGAGCTCGCTGGCCCAGCACGGCCACTGGCCCTTCGGCGAGGTGGCGTGCAAGCTCACGCACCTGCTGTTCTCCGTCAACCTCTTCGGCAGCATCTTCTTCCTGGCGTGCATGAGCGTGGACCGCTACCTGAGCGTGACGCGGCGCGGGGACGAGGGCGGCGTGCGCAGGCTGGTCCGCCGCGGGGCCTGCCTGGGGGTGTGGCTCCTGGCCCTGGTGGCGTCCCTGCCGGACACCTACTTCCTGCGCACGGTGAAGTCGACGCACGGCGACGCCACGCTGTGCCGGCCGGTGTACCCGGAGGGGAACCCCCGGGAGTGGATGGTGGGCGTGCAGCTGAGCTTCATCCTGCTGGGCTTCGTCCTGCCGTTTCCCGTCATCGCCTTCTTCTACGCCCTGCTGGCCAGAGCCTTCACGCACTCCGCCTCCTTGCCGTCCTCCCCGGTGGAGCAGGAGCGCCGCGTCAGCCGCCGGGTGATCCTGGCCTACATCGTGGTCTTCCTGGCCTGCTGGGGGCCGTACCACGCCGTCCTGCTGGTGGACGCGCTGTCGCAGCTGGGCCTGGTGCCGCTGACCTGCGGCCTGGAGAACGTGATCTACGTGGCGCTGCACCTCACCCAGTGCCTGTCGCTGCTCCACTGCTGCTTCAACCCCATCCTCTACAACTTCATCAACAGAAACTACCGCTACGACCTGATGAAGGCCTTCATCTTTAAATACTCCACCAGGACTGGCTTGGCGCGGCTCATCGAGACGTCCAACATGTCGGAGACGGAATACTCCGCCGTGGCTGTAGAAAATCCCCCACAGATCTGA